In a genomic window of Meriones unguiculatus strain TT.TT164.6M chromosome 8, Bangor_MerUng_6.1, whole genome shotgun sequence:
- the LOC110566954 gene encoding olfactory receptor 2G3-like, protein MDHIKINFTVSEFVFLGLSSDPKIQLVLFFVFLLFYVLSVVGNIIIITIIQIEPRLHTPMYFFLTNLSFLDICYTSTNVPQMLSNMVGRKKTIPFASCATQMYFSLSFGMIECVLLGVMAYDRYVAICHPLHYTVIMDPNTCVQLAAISWSSSFLSSMVINVLTLSLPYCGPNVLNHFFCEVPSVLRLACTDTSLTELVVFVFSIIIVFIPFLLIIVSYGRILLSVLRMRSASGRHKALSTCASHLTVVTLFYGTAIFMYMRPQSKSSRAGGKVIAVFYTVVTPMLNPLIYSLRNQDVKGSLRRAIRKQKT, encoded by the coding sequence ATGgatcatataaaaataaactttacgGTGTCTGAGTTTGTTTTTCTGGGGCTTTCATCTGATCCCAAAATACAGCTGGTTctcttttttgtgttcttgctcTTCTATGTATTGTCAGTGGTGGGCAATATTATCATCATCACTATTATCCAGATAGAGCCTCGCTTGCATACCCCCATGTACTTTTTCCTCACGAACTTGTCCTTTCTGGACATCTGCTACACATCCACCAATGTCCCACAAATGCTTTCCAACATGGTGGGGAGGAAGAAGACCATCCCTTTCGCCAGCTGTGCTACTCAGATGTACTTCTCGCTCTCCTTTGGAATGATTGAATGTGTTCTTCTTGGCGTCATGGCTTATGACAGATATGTAGCCATTTGTCATCCTCTTCATTACACTGTTATTATGGACCCAAACACCTGTGTCCAACTGGCTGCCATTTCGTGGTCCAGTAGCTTCCTGAGTTCCATGGTTATCAATGTTCTCACCTTGAGTTTGCCCTACTGTGGACCAAATGTCTTGAATCACTTTTTCTGTGAGGTGCCTTCAGTTCTGAGGCTGGCTTGTACTGATACTTCACTCACTGAGCTGGTGGTTTTTGTATTCAGTATCATCATTGTCTTCATTCCTTTTCTCCTTATTATTGTTTCCTATGGCCGCATacttctctctgttctcaggATGCGGTCAGCCTCTGGGAGGCACAAGGCTCTGTCCACCTGTGCCTCCCATCTTACAGTTGTGACATTATTCTACGGAACTGCCATCTTTATGTACATGAGACCCCAGTCAAAGTCCTCCAGGGCTGGTGGTAAGGTCATTGCTGTATTCTACACTGTAGTGACACCAATGCTCAACCCATTAATCTACAGCCTAAGGAATCAAGATGTTAAAGGGTCTCTGAGGAGAGCTATCAGAAAACAGAAGACATAA